In Schistocerca gregaria isolate iqSchGreg1 chromosome 9, iqSchGreg1.2, whole genome shotgun sequence, a single genomic region encodes these proteins:
- the LOC126292049 gene encoding uncharacterized protein LOC126292049, whose protein sequence is MACLQHCCCGCSLKTGVVVVSVLFLLMSAAVVVVTANLIHQESRPPPAVRGGRLPPDVELIDAELTDVISRVLDEPNPASSVSTPAVAFLAIGVIQGVCAIFLLVGALTECVCLMIPWIVVDAIVLAATLVAAVVADLMVFALFGSAFGIVAAFAIAVYLVANIYALMVVGSFDYQLRHAGNSSPVPAHCSAL, encoded by the exons ATGGCGTGTCTGCAGCACTGCTGCTGCGGCTGTTCCCTCAAGACGGGGGTCGTCGTCGTTTCCGTGCTCTTCCTG CTCATGAGCGCAGCTGTGGTGGTGGTGACAGCCAACCTCATCCACCAGGAGTCCAGACCGCCACCGGCTGTTAGGGGAGGCAGGCTGCCACCAGATGTGGAACTCATCGATGCGGAGCTGACCGACGTCATCTCCAGGGTGCTTGATGAGCCCAACCCGGCCAGCT CGGTCAGTACCCCAGCCGTGGCCTTCCTCGCTATTGGTGTCATCCAGGGCGTGTGTGCCATCTTCCTTTTGGTCGGAGCGCTCACG GAGTGCGTGTGCCTGATGATCCCGTGGATCGTGGTGGACGCCATCGTGCTGGCGGCGACGCTCGTGGCCGCCGTCGTGGCCGACCTCATGGTGTTCGCCCTCTTCGGGTCCGCCTTCGGCATCGTGGCGGCGTTCGCCATCGCCGTCTACCTGG TGGCCAATATCTACGCGCTGATGGTGGTGGGCAGCTTCGACTACCAGCTGCGACATGCCGGCAACAGCTCGCCCGTCCCAGCACACTGCAGCGCCCTCTGA